The Gammaproteobacteria bacterium genome segment GGGCCAGAAACTGATCAGTGAAGTATTCACCGACGCTGACAGCAGTTTTGCCCGGCTGGCAGGCTATCTGCACCTGACCGACGGCATTTACCACAACCCTTACGAGTTGATGACCTTTTACGACAACCATGACATGCCGCGCATGGATGCCGATGAAAACGGTTTTATCGACGCGCATAACTGGTTGTTCACCAGTCGTGGCATACCGGTTATCTACTATGGCTCGGAATCGATGTTCCGCCCTGGTGCTGCCGAACACGGTGGCAATCGCGATTATTTCGGTGTCGACAGTATCGCCCATGCCCGCTCTCACCCGGTGCGTGCTGCGCTGGAACAGATTGCAGACGTTCGCCGCCAGTCGCCGGCACTGCAGCGTGGCCTGCAGGCCAATCTTGAATTGCGTGATGATCGCGCCGTTTTCTTTCGGATTTATCAGAATGATGGTGTTACGCAGACTGCGCTGGTGCTGCTGAACAAAGGTGACTCGGCGGAGAAAATTCGTGTGAACAAATGGTTAAGTACCGGCACCTGGCGTGATGCCATGTCTGGTGAAGAATTAGTCGTTTCCCTGGAGCAGCCGGTAATCGAGCTTGCGGTGCCGGCGCACGGGGTTCGCGTGTTACTGCTGGACGGGCCGAATACTGATGAGCTGCTGGCAGCGGAGCTCGCCACGCTGCAGGCAAAAGCGGTGCGCCCAAGTATGGCGACAACCGGGGCAGCACAGTGAGGCTCGCCATCCTGTTGCTGCTGCTGGGGCTGACCGGTTGTGCCACGCAGCCCGATTCATCGCTGACGCGGGAAGGCGTGTTCCAGCCGCGGCCCTATGTCACCGTGGAGCACCCGGCCTGGGCGCGCAATGCGGCCATCTACCAGATCAATACCCGGCAGTTCACGTCTGAAGGGTCGTTTGCCGCGGCCGAGGCCCAGCTGCCACGAATTGCCAAACTCGGCGCCGATATCATCTGGCTTATGCCGATCCATCCGATCGGCGAGAAAAAGCGCAAGGGCTCGCTCGGCAGTCCCTATGCGGTGCGCGATTACTTTGCGGTCAACCCGGAATTCGGCACGCTGGATGATTTCCGCAGTTTTGTAGACACCGCCCACCGGCTGGGGATGTACGTGATTATCGACTGGGTAGCCAACCACACGGCCTGGGACAACCCGATGATAGTCGAGCACCCGGAGTGGTATACGCGCGATGCGAATGGCGAGATTACCCACACCACCGGAACCGACTGGACCGATATTGCCGACCTGGACTACAGCCACCCGGGACTGCGTCGCTACATGACCGCAGCGCTGGAGTTCTGGGTGCGCGATGTCGGTATAGACGGCTACCGCTGCGACGTTGCCGGCTACGTGCCGCTGGACTTCTGGAACACCGTGCGCCGCCGCCTCGATGCCATCAAGCCCGTTTTCATGCTGGCCGAGTGGGAAAGCCGTGACATGCATGGCGCGGCGTTCGACGCCACCTACGCCTGGAGCTGGAATTCGATGCTGCACCAGGTGGCCAGGGGCGATGCGGATGCCGGTGCAATACGTGGCTGGTATTTCGGGCACGAAAACATCTGGCCCTATGACGCGTGGCGTATGACCTTTGTCAGTAATCACGACAAGAACACCTGGGAAGGGACGCAGTTCGAACTGTTTGGTGATGCACTGGAAGCGGCCATCGTGCTGTCGGTGGTGGGCGAGGGGATGCCACTGCTGTACAACGGGCAGGAGGCCGGCAACACAAAACGGCTGGAGTTTTTTGAACGCGACCCGATTGCCTGGCGCGAGCACCCGATCGGCGAACTTTACCGGCAGTTGTTTGCCCTGCTCGAGGACAACACCGCGTTATGGCATGGCTGGTACGGCGCGCCAATGACGCAAGTGGCCAACAGCAGTCCGCAGGCGGTGTACAGCTTTGTCCGTCGCAACGAGTCGGACAGCGTTGTGGCGCTGTTTAATTTTTCCGCTGCGAGCCAGTCGGTAACGTTGGATCTTCCGGCTGAGACTTACCGGGATTACTTCAGCAGCGAGCGTGTCAGCGTCGACCAGGCATTCGAACTGGCGCCGTGGTCTTACCGTGTCCTGACACGCTAGGCGCTCTCCCGCAGCACCAGCTCGGTCGGCAGCAGCTCTGACTCGACCGGCCGCTCTTCAATCCGCGCAACCAGTTTTTCCACCAGCAACTGGCCGGCCCGTGCCGTGTCCTGGCGCACCGTCGTGATTGCGGGACGGGCATAGGCTGCAGCGGGTATATCGTCGAAACCCATTACGCTCACATCACCGGGCACGCTTTGGCCTGCGTCACGCAATGCCCGCAGCGCCCCAATGGCAATCAGGTCGCTGGCGGCAAACACGGCATCGAAAGTAATGCCGCTCGCGAGCAACTGCTGTATCGCTGCTTCGCCTGACTGCAGCTGGCTGTCGGCATCAACCTGCAGTTCGTCGGCTGTCCCGATACCGGCCGACTGCAGCGCCTGGCAGTAGCCGTCATGGCGTGCCTTGAATTCGGGATGGTCGTCGTCGGTATTGCCAAGGAAGGCGATTCTGGTGCGGCCTTTCTGCAGCATGTATTCGACGGCTGTTCGGCCGCCACCACTATTGTCACAGCCAACCGATAGCCACGGCTGCGACGACACCAGCGGACCCCAGAGTATGAAATGAGCATCGGCGTTGAGCAGCAATTGCAGCCGCTCGGCAAAGCGCAGGTAATTGCCATAGCCCAGCAGGATCAGGCCGTCGGCACGATTGCTCAGCTCGTAGCGGGCCGCCCAGTCCTTGCTCAGCTGCTGGAATGACAGCAGCACGTCGTAGTCGAGCCGTGCCGCTGCCCGCGTGATGCTGCCGAGCAGGGCAAGGAAAAACGGGTTGATCCGCGAGCTGTCCGCCGTGGTGTCTTCGAACAGCAGCAGCGCCAGGGTGCGGCTTTGGCCGGTGCGCAGGCCGGCGGCGCTGCGATCGACCCGGTAATTGAGTTTCCGTGCCACCTCGAGGATGCGCTGCCGGGTTTCCGGGCGTACCAGCGGGCTGCCACGCAGTGCGCGCGATACCGTGGCCTGGGAGACACCTGCGGCATCGGCGATATCACGGGAGGTGGGGCGGTTTTTCATACTGATGATGCGCCGCACAAAGCGGCGTTTGTTTTTTTAACCGGCGTCCAGCTTGTCAGCCCCGACCGGTTGCATACGATTGCAGCACTGTAGCAGAAAGGGCCGCCAGCATGTTGTTTGCGATACAATCAGGATGTTATTTCGGGGGAAAACAAGCCGCGGGCAAAGCATGCCCGGCCACCCGGTGTGGTGCGCCTGAACGCCATTTTCGCCGCACAAATCATGCTTGCATGTAATTAGAACGACTTGGGGCAACTGCAATGAAAGACAAGGTCAATTGGGGTCGTAACAGCCTGTCGGCTGCCGTTTCGCTGGCACTGGCATCAGCGGTTGGCGCACAGGCGCAGGACGTCATCGAGGAAGAGGAAGAAGCACAACAGCCAAAAGTGCTGGAAGAGGTGGTCGTCACCAGTTTCCGCCGCAGTCTGCAAAACTCGATTGACCTGAAGGCATCTGAAACCTCTATCGTCGAGGCAGTCTCGGCCGAGGAAATCGGCAAGCTGCCCGACGTCAGCATCGCCGAGTCGCTGGCGCGGCTACCCGGGCTGGCGGCGCAGCGGCTCAACGGTCGCGGCCAGGTCATCAGCGTTCGTGGATTGGCACCGGACTTCACAACTGCCCTGCTGAATGGCCGACCGCAGGTCAGCACCGGCGACAATCGCGGCGTCGAGTTCGACCAGTATCCTTCCGAGTTGCTCAGTTCCGTCGTTGTCTATAAGACACCGGACGCCTCGCTGATCGGCCAGGGTCTGGCCGGCACCGCCGACCTGCGCACGATTCGGCCGCTCGAGTATGGCGAGCAGGCGATTGCCGGCAATATTCGCTATGAACAGAATGAGCTGGACGCGCTGAATGCCGGCTCTACCGACGACGGCGTGCGTTTCAGCTTTTCCTATGTCGACCAGTTTGCGGATGACAAATTTGGCCTGGCGATCGGTTTTGCCCACATGACCAACCCCAGCCAGGAAAAACGCTTCAACGCCTGGGGCTACCGAAATCTTGCAGATGCGACGCTGCCGCTGTCCGACCCGAACGATCCGGACAGCGAACGGCTGACACCCGCCGACTACGGCCTGGCCGACGATGACCTGGTGATCAATGGCGCCAAGCCCTTTGTGCGTTCCAGCGAACTGGAGCGTGACGGCCTGATCGCCGTGATGGAATGGCAGCCCACGGACCGCTTCTCAACTGCGCTGGACATCTACGCCTCAGATTTCAGTGAAACCCAGCTGCTGCGTGGTATCGAGTTTCCTCTCGGCGACGCACAGGATGGTGCCGATACTTTCCTTGTGCCCGGGAATGTGAGTAACGGCGTGGTTACCAGCGGCACGTTTATGGATGTTAAGGGAGTGGTGCGCAACGACGTCAATTTCCGCGACGCTGAGCTGCGCGCGTTTGGCTGGGAGGCCAATTACGATATCAACGACAACTGGACCGCCGGCATCGATGTCAGCTTCTCCAGTGTCGAGCGGCGCGACCAGCTGCTGGAAACCTACTCGGGCACCGGCGCAACCGATGAGTTCTCCCCGGATGGCGACGGCGGTCCGCTGGATAACCTGAGCTTTGTGCTCAATGGTGAAAGCGCTGTGTTCAGTTCGGAACTCAACTATGACGACCCGAACCTCATTCGGCTGACCAGCCCGCACGGATGGGGTAACAACAACGTCGACGGTGGCCAGCTTGGCTACACCAACAACCCGCGTATCCAGGACGAACTCAGTCACTTCACCCTGAGTGCTGAACGTTTTTCCACGGGTGGCACATTCAGCAGCATCGAGTTTGGCCTGAACTACAACGAGCGTATCAAGTCGCTGGTCGCGGATGAGTTTTACCTGGGTTTGGCCAATGGCGACTTCGAGGCGCCGCTGGGGGCGACGAACGGGTTTACCGACCTGTCGTTCCTCGGTATTGGCAACATGGTCAGCTACGATCCACTGCAGGCATTTAACGATGGTCTGTACACGCTGTCGCGTAATACATTTTCCGACGTCGTCATCAAGAGCTGGTCAGTCAAGGAGGAGGTCACCCTGGCCTACGTGCAGATGAACATCGACACGCAGGGCGGCCGCGTGCCGCTGACCGGGAACATTGGTGTACAGGTAGTGCATACCGACCAGAGTTCCAATGCATTTGGTGCAGTACCCGATGCACAGGGGTTCCTCGAGGGCGTGCTGACGCTGCCGGTTTCCGCGGGTAAGGACTACACGCTGACACTGCCCAGTCTGAACCTGAGCTGGGAGATTGGCGACCAGAAGTATCTGCGTTTCGGCGCCGCACGCACGCTGGCGCGCCCACGCATGGATGAGCTGCGCGCCAGTGGTGTGGTTACGTTCAACGATCGTGCGGCGTGTGTCATCGATCCGAACGACCCGACCGACGACGGCAGTGACTGTAATCCCAATGATCTGGATGATTCGGCGTGGAGCGCCAACGGCGGCAACCCGCTGCTTGATCCATGGCTGGCGGACTCAGCCGATCTGTCGTTCGAGATGTATTTTCCGGATGACCTTGGTTACATTGCCATTGCTGCATTTTACAAACAGCTCGACAGTTACATCTTTGACCAGGACCTGGCCGGTGACTTCTCGGACTTCCCCACCGGCGACCTTGTGACGCTTACCGATATCGGCCGCGTGTCGCAGCCGGATAACGGCACCGGCGGTCATATCAAGGGTCTTGAATTTGCACTGACTTATAACTTCGACTCGCTCTGGCCGAAACTGCGCGGACTCGGCGTGTTCATGAGCGCGTCTAAAAACGACAGCAGCGTCATCCAGGATCCGGACGATCCGTCGTTGCCCCTGCCGGGACTGTCCGAAGATATACGCAATATTACCGTGTTCTATGAGCGCGGAGGATTCTCAAGCCGGGTCAGCAGTCGTTACCGTTCGCAGTTCCTTGGCGAGGTATCGGGCTTCGGTGCCGGTCGCGACCTGACGCTGGTCGAAGAGGAGTCTATTGTCGATGCGCAGATCGGCTACAGCTGGTCGAGTGGGCCACTGGCAAATCTGTCCGTCTTTCTACAGGGCAATAACCTGAGCGACGAGCCATTCCGCACTTTTCTAAATAATGACCCGCGCCAGGTGC includes the following:
- a CDS encoding LacI family DNA-binding transcriptional regulator, which gives rise to MSMKNRPTSRDIADAAGVSQATVSRALRGSPLVRPETRQRILEVARKLNYRVDRSAAGLRTGQSRTLALLLFEDTTADSSRINPFFLALLGSITRAAARLDYDVLLSFQQLSKDWAARYELSNRADGLILLGYGNYLRFAERLQLLLNADAHFILWGPLVSSQPWLSVGCDNSGGGRTAVEYMLQKGRTRIAFLGNTDDDHPEFKARHDGYCQALQSAGIGTADELQVDADSQLQSGEAAIQQLLASGITFDAVFAASDLIAIGALRALRDAGQSVPGDVSVMGFDDIPAAAYARPAITTVRQDTARAGQLLVEKLVARIEERPVESELLPTELVLRESA
- a CDS encoding cyclomaltodextrin glucanotransferase, which gives rise to GYHGYWGVNFFETDEHLVSDGLDFPQLTEQLRSQHGLKTVLDIVCNHGSPSYTMPQDQPGYGEIYNAAGELVADHQNLAPEDLDENNSLHAWFHREPDLAQLSNIDENNPDVLDYFVEAYSQRIGQGAAAFRIDTIKHMPHDYWKRFSDRIRERHPGFFMFSESFEFNAARVAEHTWPQNGGISVLDFPGQKLISEVFTDADSSFARLAGYLHLTDGIYHNPYELMTFYDNHDMPRMDADENGFIDAHNWLFTSRGIPVIYYGSESMFRPGAAEHGGNRDYFGVDSIAHARSHPVRAALEQIADVRRQSPALQRGLQANLELRDDRAVFFRIYQNDGVTQTALVLLNKGDSAEKIRVNKWLSTGTWRDAMSGEELVVSLEQPVIELAVPAHGVRVLLLDGPNTDELLAAELATLQAKAVRPSMATTGAAQ
- a CDS encoding TonB-dependent receptor; the encoded protein is MKDKVNWGRNSLSAAVSLALASAVGAQAQDVIEEEEEAQQPKVLEEVVVTSFRRSLQNSIDLKASETSIVEAVSAEEIGKLPDVSIAESLARLPGLAAQRLNGRGQVISVRGLAPDFTTALLNGRPQVSTGDNRGVEFDQYPSELLSSVVVYKTPDASLIGQGLAGTADLRTIRPLEYGEQAIAGNIRYEQNELDALNAGSTDDGVRFSFSYVDQFADDKFGLAIGFAHMTNPSQEKRFNAWGYRNLADATLPLSDPNDPDSERLTPADYGLADDDLVINGAKPFVRSSELERDGLIAVMEWQPTDRFSTALDIYASDFSETQLLRGIEFPLGDAQDGADTFLVPGNVSNGVVTSGTFMDVKGVVRNDVNFRDAELRAFGWEANYDINDNWTAGIDVSFSSVERRDQLLETYSGTGATDEFSPDGDGGPLDNLSFVLNGESAVFSSELNYDDPNLIRLTSPHGWGNNNVDGGQLGYTNNPRIQDELSHFTLSAERFSTGGTFSSIEFGLNYNERIKSLVADEFYLGLANGDFEAPLGATNGFTDLSFLGIGNMVSYDPLQAFNDGLYTLSRNTFSDVVIKSWSVKEEVTLAYVQMNIDTQGGRVPLTGNIGVQVVHTDQSSNAFGAVPDAQGFLEGVLTLPVSAGKDYTLTLPSLNLSWEIGDQKYLRFGAARTLARPRMDELRASGVVTFNDRAACVIDPNDPTDDGSDCNPNDLDDSAWSANGGNPLLDPWLADSADLSFEMYFPDDLGYIAIAAFYKQLDSYIFDQDLAGDFSDFPTGDLVTLTDIGRVSQPDNGTGGHIKGLEFALTYNFDSLWPKLRGLGVFMSASKNDSSVIQDPDDPSLPLPGLSEDIRNITVFYERGGFSSRVSSRYRSQFLGEVSGFGAGRDLTLVEEESIVDAQIGYSWSSGPLANLSVFLQGNNLSDEPFRTFLNNDPRQVRDFQRYGRSFMLGASYKY
- a CDS encoding alpha-amylase, whose amino-acid sequence is MTREGVFQPRPYVTVEHPAWARNAAIYQINTRQFTSEGSFAAAEAQLPRIAKLGADIIWLMPIHPIGEKKRKGSLGSPYAVRDYFAVNPEFGTLDDFRSFVDTAHRLGMYVIIDWVANHTAWDNPMIVEHPEWYTRDANGEITHTTGTDWTDIADLDYSHPGLRRYMTAALEFWVRDVGIDGYRCDVAGYVPLDFWNTVRRRLDAIKPVFMLAEWESRDMHGAAFDATYAWSWNSMLHQVARGDADAGAIRGWYFGHENIWPYDAWRMTFVSNHDKNTWEGTQFELFGDALEAAIVLSVVGEGMPLLYNGQEAGNTKRLEFFERDPIAWREHPIGELYRQLFALLEDNTALWHGWYGAPMTQVANSSPQAVYSFVRRNESDSVVALFNFSAASQSVTLDLPAETYRDYFSSERVSVDQAFELAPWSYRVLTR